TTTCGATTTTTAATCATTTGTCAACTGATTTTATTTATGAAAATGAAAACTTAAAAATTTCAGCTCTTTCATTATTTGCATTTTTAGTACCAGCTTTTTCTGCTTTACGATTAGCAAAATTTAATTTAGATGAAGATCAAAGTACTTATTTCAAAGGATTAGCAACTCCATCTAATACCTTATTTATTTTTTCATTATTTTCAATTTATTACAACAAAGGACAAATTATCAATCCAGAAATTGATACGTATTTATTAATCGCTGTGTCTATTGTTTTTAGTATCTTATTAATTATCGATTTACCATTATTTGCCTTAAAATTTAAAGGATTGAGTTGGGCAGAAAATTATTATAAATACATTTTCTTAATCATTACAATTGGTTTAGTAGCTTGGTTGCAAGTGGCTGCTATTCCATTAATTATCCTATTATATATCATCATCTCAATCATTTTTAGAAAAGAAATTACAAAATGAAATTAACTAAAAATATCTGTTTCTTTGATTTAGAAACGACAGGAACAAATGTTTCGAAAGACCGAATCGTTGAAATCTCTATTGTGAAAGCTTTTACAGATGGAACAAAAGAAGTAAAAACATGGAAAGTTAATCCAGGAATTCCTATTCCACCAGAAACAACTTTGATTCACGGTATTTCTGACGAAGACGTTGTAGACGCTCCTTCTTTTAAAGAATTAGCGCCAGAAATTATGGAAATGATCAAAGATTCTGACTTGGCTGGATATAATTCGAATCGTTTTGATATTCCACTTTTAGCAGAAGAATTATTGCGCAATGGTTTTGATTTTGACGTATCAAAACATCGCCCAATTGACGTACAAGTGATTTATCATAAAATGGAACCTCGTAATTTAAGTGCAGCATATAAATATTATTGTGATAAAGAGTTAATCGATGCACATTCAGCTGAAGCGGATACTATAGCGACTTACGAAGTATTAATGGCTCAAATAGAAAAATATGATGAACTTGAGAATGACAATAAATTTTTGAGTGAATTTTCTTCTCAACGCAAAACAGCTGACTTAGCAGGCTTTATACAATACAACGATAAAGACCAAGAAATCATTTCGTTTGGTAAATACAAAGGACAAGTTGTAACGGATGTTTTTGCAAAAGATCCTGGTTATTATTCATGGATTCAGAATGCAGATTTCCCTTTGTACACAAAGAAAGTTTTTACTCGAATCAAATTACAAAACGGTTTTTAAACAATGAAAATTATTTGTGTCGGACGAAATTACGTCGAACATGCAAAGGAATTAAATAATCCTATTCCAGAATCGCCTATGTTTTTCATGAAACCCGATTCTGCAATTTTGAGAAAAGGTTTTCCATTTGTGATTCCAAGTTTCACAAAAGAAGTTCATTTCGAAACAGAAATTGTGATTAAAATAGATCGTGTTGGTAAAATGATTCAACCGCAATTTGCAGATCGTTATTATTCTGAAATTGGTTTAGGAATTGACTTTACAGCACGCGATGTACAACAAGAGTTGAAAGAAAAAAGGTTTCCTTGGGAAATAGCAAAAGCCTTTGATGGTTCTGCCTTTGCTTCAGATTTTTTTCCGAAAGAAAATTTTGATTTAGAGAATTTAGCATTCAAATTAGATCGAAATGGTGAAAATGTACAAACGGGAAATTCTAAAGATATGATTTTCCACATCAATACATTAATCGCAGAATGTTCTAAATATTTCACGTTGAAAAAAGGCGATTTAATTTTTACTGGAACGCCAGCTGGTGTATCTAAAATTAATTCAAAAGACATGTTAGAAGGTTTTTTGAATGATGAAAAAGTATTTGAAATAAAAGTGTTATAATCATTAAAATGAAAAATATATTTTCATTTATTATTATATTTTTATTGTTTTCTTGTAAAAAAGAAAACAATATTGTTGCACCTGTAATTCATGAGAATGTAATAACAATGAATTCAATTTCTGACAATTACGATTCGATTACTACAAAAGTGAAGAAACTTGGTGATGAAGATGCTTATTCTGAATTATTTTATCATTTAAAAGATTCAAATTTTGAAGGTAGAACAGATTCTTTAATGATTTATTCAAAAATAATGGCAGAAAAATATCACTTTGAAAAAGCTTATATAGATTATTTGGATGCAGTAACTGAAAAACATGGAATTGAAAATAATATTGGAAATTATTCAACAATTAACCTTTCACAATTAAAATCTAAAGAAAAGCAGGAAATTATTGATTGGCTTTCTAAAATGGTTGAAAAAGGAATAATTACAGAAAAACAATTTCAAGAAGTTAAAAAATAATAAAAGAGCGAAATTTCGCTCTTTTATGTTTTTACCACTATCTTTAATTCGAAATATATTATAATGGAAGAATATCTAAAAATAGAAGAAAAAATAAACCAAGATTTCATCACTTTAAAATCGAAAAAGAATAAAATAAGCAATGTAAGGCTTCTGTCGTTTATTAGTTCACTTGTGTTTTTCTCGCTTTATGTTACTTCAAGTAATGATTTATATTTAATTATTTCTACAATATTATTTGTGGTTTTCATCATTTTGGTGGTAATTACTTCCAGGATTTCTACTCAACTTACCTATTTTACACAAGCTTTAGAAATAATTTCACAACTAAAAACTGATGATTCTATCGATCAATTTGTTGAAGATAATTCTAAATTCAATAATGTTTACAACAAAGATTTAGATATTTTAGAAGGTAATTCAATCTTTAATCGAATCAATAAAACACAAACGCGAATCGGTAGTTTACAATTGAAATATTATTTATCGAATTTAATTTTAGACAAAACCGAAATTATAGAACGTCAAAACGCTTTTACAGAATTAGCTGAAAAAAGAGATTGGATTGTGACATTTTTGACATTTATGAAACGATTAAAAATGAATCAATCTTCTATTTTTGTTTTTGAAAATCGTGTATTTAACAATCAGTTTTTGAAAGTTATTCCAAGTGTTGTTTCTGCCATCAATATCCTTTGTTTTGTCTATTTGGCTTTCATTGGTTTTCCAAAAGTAATAGTTTTTTATTGGATATTAACCGCTGTATTCGTTTCGAGTGCAATTACGTTTGTCTACAAAAAACAACTAAAACGAGTGGCTACATACACCACAATGAAAGCAAATGAATTGGATACTTTATACGAAGTTTGTAAACATATAGAGGATGAAATTTTTCAATCGAAACTAAACTCAGAAATACAAGCAACGTTTAAAAATCCAACTAAATCATCTTCATTAATTAAAACCATTTCTTCGACCAAAGAAACCTTAGATGCAGCTAATTTTCCAATTGTTGGTTTTGTATTAAATACTTTTTTCTTGTGGCGATTAAATTATTCAATAAAATTTGAAAATGAAGTTCAAAAAACTGTTCATCAAATCAAACCTTGGTTAGATGAATTGGCTAAACTGGAGGCTTTTGTTTCGTTTGCTTTATTTAATGATAAGTTTAAATCTTTTACTTTTCCAACTATTGCAGATGAACCTTATGAATTAAAAATATACAATGGTTTTCATCCATTATTGAATGAAGAAACTGTTGTTAAAAATGATTTTGAGACAAATCGTCCAAATAATATTGCAATTATAACGGGAGCAAATATGGCTGGAAAAAGCACGTTTCTTCGTACAATTGGAACGAATTTAGTGCTGGCTATGAACGGTTTAAAAGTTAGTGCAGATAAAATGTTATTTTACCCAATGGATTTATTTACAAGTATCCGTACAGCAGATAATTTGTCTTCAGGTGATTCTTATTTTAAAAATGAAATCAATAAATTGAAAATTTTAATTGATCGATTGGAGGATAATCAACCGCAAATTATTATTCTGGATGAGATTTTGAAAGGGACCAATTCAGAAGATAAATTGATTGGTTCGCAAAAATTTTTGGAAAAGCTTATTCAATCTCCAACGAAATTAATAGGTTTTATCGCAACACACGATTTAGAATTAACGAAAATGGAAAACGATAATCCTGCTCATATTATCAATTATTGTTTTGAATTGAAAAACTTTGATAACAATTATTTTTCGGATTACAAATTAAGAAAAGGCACTACCAAAATGATGAATGCCATTTTCTTAATGAAACAATATAAAATTATTGATTAGCGTAAATCTATTTCAAATCAATAATATAGGCTGCATTTATTTGATTAAAATCATCAACTATCGAATTTGCTTTTTCTAAATTTTGCTTTTTAGAATTGACGCTTTTATAACCTAAACAATAGAGGTTTGCGCAAAATGCAGCTTCAACTCCGTTTGTAGAATCTTCGATAACAATGCACTCGTCATGTTCTGATTTGGCTATTTCAGCCGCATGTAAAAAAATAGCTGGATCAGGTTTTGATTTAGGAAAGTTTTCACCCGATATTTTATGTGAAAAATATTGATCCAATTGAAAACGACTAAACACACGATCAATCGTACTTTTTGATGCAGACGAAGCTAAGATTAATTCAATTTTATTAGCATACAAATCTTTAATCAACTCTTCTACTCCATCTATTAAATACAAATCAGGTTTTGTATCAAAAGCTTCATTAAAAATCGCTCGTTTCCTCAAAACTAAATCATTTACTTCTTCTTTCAAATCAAACTTATCTTTTAAAATTTGATACACATTTTTTGTCGATTGACCGGTAAAAATTGCAAATAATTCTTCTGTTACTGGAATATTCAATTCTTTATAATGTTCGAAATAAGCGTATTTGTGTACAGGTTCTGTATCGACAATTACACCATCCATATCGAAAATTACTGTTTTAATCATTGTTGTTTTGTTTGTACAAAATTAGCTGTTTAATAGAGATGAATGTAATTTATCTAATTTTAGAATGATTTTAAATTAAGTAAATATACTATTGAATTAAAGTACTATAGGATTTGCTAATCGGTTTTTATAATGTTAATATTTAACATTAAAGTAACATTTGCATGCTTTTTGTTTAACTATTGGCATAACAAAAAAAGAACTAAAAATTTATAAAATGAAAAAAGTATTATTAGTTGCTGTAATGGCATTAGGAATTTCTCAAGTAAATGCTCAAAACTATAAAAATGCTTTAGGTGTTGTTGTAGATTTAGGAGACGGAGAAACACTTGTAGGTCCACAATTTAAACACTCTTTTGATGGTAAAAACGCTGGTAATGTACAAGTAATGTTTGGTGATCATGTTACTGTTTTAGGTGCTGATTATACATATAATCAATCTTTTTCTGGAGCTAACGGATTAGGTTGGTTTGTAGGAGTTGGACCTCAATTGACATTTGTTGATGGAGGGCATTTTGATGATAAAACATTCTTTGCAATTCGTCCACAAGCTGGTTTAGAATATAAAATTCCATCAGCTCCTTTAGCTTTCCATTTTGATTGGAAACCTTGGTGGAATTTAACAAACGAATCAGATTTTGAAGCTGGTCGTTTTTCTTTAGGATTTAAATACACTTTTAACTAATTTAAAGTCAAAAAGTATAGTAAAGTCACTCAATCGAGTGGCTTTTTTTATAAGTAAAATCATACAATCTTCGATTAATTTAATTTTAAACCTATAAATTAATTGTTATTTTTGGAAGATTTTGGATTTTATCTAAGACCAATTATAGATAATCGCTATAGTTTGCCTATTCAAAATATAATTCCGAAATTTACTTAGTAATAGATTTAATACATTTAATAGAAGATGAAACAATTAATTGGGACAGGAGTTGCTTTGGTTACGCCTTTTCAACAAGATGGTACGGTAGATTATACTGCATTAGAAAAATTAGTAAACTACAGTATCGATGGTGGTGTTGAATATTTAGTTATTTTAGGAACTACAGCTGAAGCTGCAACGCTTACAAAAGATGAAAAGCTAAAGGTAATCGAAACAATAAAGAAAGCGAATGCTAATCGTGTTCCGATGGTTTTAGGTATTGGAGGAAACAATACTGTAGAAGTTATTAAAGAATATCAGGAAACAGATTTGAGCGATTATAGTGCAATTCTTACTGTTTCACCTTATTACAACAAACCGAATCAAGAAGGTATTTACCAACATTATAAAGCAATTGCTGAAAGTACAAATGCAAATATTATTTTGTACAATGTACCAGGTAGAACAGGATCTAATATTACAGCGGATACAACAATTCGTTTAGCAAATGAATTTAAAAATATCGTTGCAATTAAAGAAGCTTCTCCAGATTTCTTACAATCTACAGATATTATTCGTAAAAATACTCGCGAAGATTTTAACATTATCTCTGGTGACGACGAATTTGCTTTACCTATGACATTAGCAGGCGGTTCTGGGGTTATTTCTGTTATTGGTCAAGGTATTCCTACAATCTTTACAGAGATGATTCGCAAAGCATTAAACAAAGAAGTTGATGCAGCTTATAATGCACATTACAAAGTTGTTGAAATAACACGTGCTATTTTCGAAGAAGGAAACCCTTGTGGGATTAAAGCTGTTTTAGACAACAAAGGTGTTTGTAAACCCTATACACGTTTACCTTTAGTTCCTGCATCGGATAATTTGACAACAAAAATTAACCAATTATTATCTAACATCTAAAAAATAAAATCATGATAAAAGACTCAGTATTAAATGCGTTGAATAAACAAATAAAATTAGAAGGTGATTCTTCTCAATTATACTTAGCTATGGCTTCATGGGCAGAAGTAAAAGGATTAGAAGGGACAGCTAATTTCTTATACGCTCACGCTGATGAAGAACGCATGCATATGTTAAAATTAATAAAATTCATCAACGAAAGAGGTGGCAAAGCATTTGTACCACAAATTGAAGAACCAAAACAAGATTTTACTACATTAAAAGAAGTTTTTACAGCAATATTAAAACACGAATGTTTTGTTTCTGAATCCATTAACGAAATTGTTGGGTTAACATTAGAAGAAAAAGATTATTCTACACACAATTTCTTACAATGGTATGTGTCTGAACAAATCGAAGAAGAAAAATTAGCTCGAAATATTTTAGATAAATTAGAAATGATTGGCTCTGACAAAGGCGGGTTATATCTGTTTGATCGTGATGTAGTTACATTAAGCGCAGACACAACAGCGTAATAATTCAAAACTTTGAGATTTTATTAAGAGGATAAGAAAATAATTTTTTATACTTTAGTCCTCAATTTTTATTAAATTTGCAGAATGTTTAAAAAACTAAGCTTACTAGTTTTAATTGGCGCTTCATTAGTGTCTTGTAACAAGACCTACAACAAAGCGATGAAAAGTACAGATAAAGACGAAATCTTTACATTAGCTACGCAGTTATACCAAGATGGTAAATACGACTTGGCAAACGAATTATACGAAAAAATTTCAACGTCTTTTGTAGGAACGGAAAAAGCAGCTGATATTGCATATAATATGGCGCAAGCGAACTTTAACGAAAAAAGTTTTCGTTTGGCAGGTCATCAATTTAAGAGTTTTGCAGGATCTTACCCAATGGATAGTCGTGCAGAAGAAGCATTATTTAAATCAGCTTTTTCTTATTACAAAGATTCACCGAAGTATGATTTAGACCAAACAAGTACTTATACAGCGATTAGTGAATTACAAGGTTTCATTAACTCGTACCCAGAATCAAATCATGTAAATGATGCGAATAATTACATTACAGAGCTTAGACAGAAATTAGAGTTAAAGTCTTTCGAAATTTCAAAAGTTTATTATAAAACGATGAAATATAAGGCTGCTGGTGTGTCATTCGATAATATGATTGATGAGTACCCAGATTCTAAATTTAGAGAAGAAGCCATGATGTACTCTTTGCGTGCTAAAGCAGAATTAGCGTTAAACTTTTCTCGTTTAGAAAACAAAGAATTACGTTTACAAGATGCTAGAACACAATATCTATTGTTAACAAGATATTATCCAGAAACTAAATTCAAGTCTGAAGCAAATAAATTGATGGAAAAAGTTGATAAAGATATAATTGAAACTAAAAAAATTCTCGCTGAATTAGAAGAGTCGAGAAAAAAAATTGAAGCTGAACAAGCTGAATTAAGCAAAGAGCAAAATAATAATAAATAGTAAAATATATAAAAATTCTTTCATTATGAATTTCAAGGATATCGGTGCAGCACCAACAACACAAACTTATGATCGTAATAAAATCGATGAGAAAACAGGAAACTTATACGAGTCGATTGTAATTATGGGAAAAAGAGCAGAACAAATTAACCAAGAAATGAAAACTGAATTAATTCAGAAATTAGATGAGTTTGCTGCACATACAGATTCTTTAGAAGAAGTTTTTGAAAACAGAGAGCAAATCGAAGTTTCAAAATTCTACGAAAGATTACCAAAACCGACATCTATTGCGGTTAAGGAATGGTTAGACAATGACGTATATTACAGAAATCCAAATGAGGATAAATAATGTCTGTTTTACATAGTAAAAAAATTCTTTTGGCAGTTACTGCCGGAATAGCGGCCTATAAAGCCGCTTTTCTTGTTAGAGGGCTTATCAAAAAAGGTGCAGAAGTAAAAGTTATTATGACACCTGATGCACAAAATTTTGTCACTCCACTTACACTTTCAACGTTGTCCAAACACCCAGTTGAATGGGAGTTTTTCGGTGATAAAGGAGACTGGAACAATCATGTAGAATATGCACTTTGGGCTGATTATATGATAATTGCCCCTTGCACTGCAAATACGCTTTCCCATATGGCAGATGGAACCTGTAATAATTTGGTTTTAGCAACTTATCTTTCTGCAAAATGTCCAGTTTATTTTGCTCCAGCGATGGATTTGGATATGTACAAACATCCGTCTACATTAGAAAATATTTCAAAATTAGAATCTTTTGGTAATAGTTGCATTCCTGCAGAAGCTGGTGAACTGGCAAGTGGATTGTTAGGTGAAGGCAGAATGGCTGAACCCGAGAATATTATTTCATTTTTAGAAAGTTCTATTGCAGCTACTCTTCCACTCTACGGAAAAAAAGTGGTTGTTTCTGCTGGACCAACATACGAAAACATAGATCCTGTACGTTTTATAGGTAATTATTCTTCAGGAAAAATGGGTTTTGAGATTGCGAAGGCTGCTACTAATCTTGGTGCAAATGTCACGTTGGTTAGTGGGCCTAGTCATGAATCTGTCCTTGGTTATCCTATCGAACGAATAAATGTTGTTTCTGCTCGTGATATGTACAAAGCGATGCACGATAATTTTGCTGATGCAGATGTTGTTGTAATGTCGGCAGCTGTTGCAGATTATCGTCCAAAAGAAATGGCTGAACAAAAAATTAAGAAAGAAAACGATGATAATTTAACCATAGAACTGGTTAAGAATCCAGATATTTTGAAATCATTAGGTGAAATCAAAACACATCAATTATTGGTTGGTTTTGCTTTAGAAACGAATAATGAAGAAGAATATGCAAAGAGAAAATTAACCAAAAAGAATCTTGATTTTATTGTTCTAAATTCGATGCAAGATAAAGAAGCCGGTTTTCAGAAGAATACAAATAAAATTACAATTATTGACAAAGATTTATCGATGCAACAATTTGATGCAAAATCAAAAACTGAAGTTGCAAAAGATATTTTGACTGTTATTTTAAATAAATTATAACAATATAATGAAGAAATTAGCCTCAATTTTCTTTTCAACATGTTTAGCTGTTTCTGCTTTTTCCCAGAATCTTATTGCTGATGTTAAAGTTGATTATTCAATGGTTCAGGGTTCAAATACACAAATGTATCAAACCTTAGAAAAATCACTGACAACCTTTATTAATTCTACTAAATGGACAAATGATCGACTAAAAACATACGAAAGAATTGAAGCTAGTTTCGTTATAAACATTAAAGAAAGAGAAGGAAATCGATTAAAAGGATCTATTTTAGTTCAATCTCGTCGTCCAGTTTTCAACTCTACTTATTATACACCTGTTCTTAATTTATCAGATGATAATTTCACATTCCAATACCAAGAATTCGAAGAATTAATATTCAATGATCGTAAATTCAGTGGTAAAAATTTAACAGATGTGATAACATATTATGTGTATTTAGTATTAGGTTATGATGCAGATACTTTTACAAAAGAAGGTGGTACTGAATATTTCAAAATGGCGAAGAAAATTGCTGACTTTGGTCAAACGAATAATAATTTTTCTGGTTGGAGCGAAATGGACGGTTTAAAATCTCGTACATCATTAATTAACAATATTCTAAAATCCGACAACTCAACTTTACGTAACATCACTTATCAATACCACAGAAATGGATTGGATATTATGGCAGAAAATGAGTTGAGAGGTAAAAACGCGATCGGAAATACCTTGTTACAATTAGAATTTTACCAAAGAGGAAATTATTCTCAATTTTATCCTTTAGAACTTTTCTTAACAGCAAAAAAAAGCGAAATTAGTCAGGTATTTACAGGTGGACAAACGTCATCAGTGAATATCGAAAAATTAAAAGAAATTTTAAATTCTATCGCTCCAAAGTACAACGATACGTATTGGAATAAAATGAAAAAGTAAATGTTAAGAACACTTCGCGTTAATAATTTTGCAATTATCGATCAATTAGAGATTGATTTTCATCAAGGAATGACAACAATCACTGGTGAAACCGGTGCTGGTAAATCTATTCTTTTAGGTGCTTTGAAATTGGTTTTAGGTGAACGTGCTGACTTAAAAGCATTGAAAAATGCGGATGAAAAATGTATTATTGAAGCAATTTTTAATATTAAAGATCTTGAATTGAATGATTTTTTTGAAGAATATGATTTAGATTATGAAGACGAATCTATTCTTCGAAGAGAATTGTTACCTTCAGGAAAATCACGTGCTTTTATCAATGACACCCCTGTAAAAGTCTCTATTTTACAAGAATTATCTGAATTATTGATCGATATACATTCGCAATTTAATACACCAAAAATTTTCGAAGCTGATTTTCAATTATCGATGTTGGATATTTACGGAGAAAATAAAGAATTGTTAAAAGAGTATAAAAAAGTATTCAATCAATATATTTCGACCAAGAAAAAAATAAAAGATGCGCAGAATTCACTCGAAAATCAATCACAGGATTTAGAATACAAATTGCATTTATGGGAAGAATTAAACAATGCATCTCTTAAACATGATGAGTTAGAACATTTAGAATTCGAAATAAAATCATTAACAAATGTTGAAGAAATCATTTCGACGTTAAATGAAACTTATCAATTTTTAGAACATCCCGAAATGGGAATTATTTCTCAATTGAACGAAGCAAGTAATAAGTTAAATAAAATTTCGGATTATAATTCTCAATACAATTCGATTTATGAGCGATTAATTTCTTCTAAAATTGAATTACAAGATATTTCTGGAGAAATGAGTCATTTGATCGAATCTACAGAAATTAATCCAGAACGTTTACAAGAAATCACAGATCGTTTCGATTTGATTCATAAATTATTACGCAAACACAATGTAATCACCATTGAAGAATTGATTATTAAACGAGATGAATTAGAAAGTCAAACTTCTGGTTTTGATAATTTAAGTGATTTAATTATTCACTTAACGAAAGAATTAAATGCGATTTCAGAAAAGTTAGATAAACAAGCTTTAAAAATTAGAAAAAATAGATTCTCATCAATTGAAATTATTCGAAAAAACATTTTGAATACTTTATCACAATTGGGAATGGAAAATTCGCAATTAACGATTCAACTCAACGAAACTTTAGATTTTACAGCAACTGGAAAAGATGAAGTGTTGTTTTTATTTTCTGCAAATAAAGGAATGGAACCACGTATTTTTGAAAAATCTGTATCAGGTGGTGAACGTTCGAGATTGATGTTAGCAATCAAAAAATTATTGGCCACGCATCAACATTTACCAACATTAATTTTAGATGAAATTGATACTGGAATTTCAGGTAAAGTTGCAAACGAAACAGGAAAAGTAATGCAGTCGATGGCTGATAATATGCAACTTTTAGTGATTACACATTTACCACAAGTTGCTTCTAAAGGAAATTATCAATTAAAAGTTTACAAAGAAGTGGTTGAAGAAACGACACAAACAAATGTGATTGAACTATCTCAGCAACAGCGCTTAGAAGAAATTGCTCAAATGATTTCTGGATCAG
This portion of the Empedobacter stercoris genome encodes:
- the recN gene encoding DNA repair protein RecN, giving the protein MLRTLRVNNFAIIDQLEIDFHQGMTTITGETGAGKSILLGALKLVLGERADLKALKNADEKCIIEAIFNIKDLELNDFFEEYDLDYEDESILRRELLPSGKSRAFINDTPVKVSILQELSELLIDIHSQFNTPKIFEADFQLSMLDIYGENKELLKEYKKVFNQYISTKKKIKDAQNSLENQSQDLEYKLHLWEELNNASLKHDELEHLEFEIKSLTNVEEIISTLNETYQFLEHPEMGIISQLNEASNKLNKISDYNSQYNSIYERLISSKIELQDISGEMSHLIESTEINPERLQEITDRFDLIHKLLRKHNVITIEELIIKRDELESQTSGFDNLSDLIIHLTKELNAISEKLDKQALKIRKNRFSSIEIIRKNILNTLSQLGMENSQLTIQLNETLDFTATGKDEVLFLFSANKGMEPRIFEKSVSGGERSRLMLAIKKLLATHQHLPTLILDEIDTGISGKVANETGKVMQSMADNMQLLVITHLPQVASKGNYQLKVYKEVVEETTQTNVIELSQQQRLEEIAQMISGSELTEAAINQAKELMNLN